A genomic window from Algoriphagus sp. Y33 includes:
- a CDS encoding diacylglycerol kinase family protein, which translates to MGKKCLLIYNPISGNDSITDVELLEMAAARLPGSNVELWETTGENDEDKILAKYKQSSPDFVLIGGGDGTVKLVAKCLKEAAVPMCILPLGSANGLAKCMGINDLTDSWEAALDFNVHPIDAIHINGELCLHLADFGINANLIQKFEQDESRGMLGYVKNSFSEIFGTETMNFRLRIAEESVEIKAKMIVIANGDQYGTGAIVNCKGVMDDGKFEIIAFNPKTAEDYVRITMAFIKGNLDEVEGIQTWVVQECQLDNPEGAEFQIDGELMETVKTITAKIEKHAFRFLVSKSFTACRASPD; encoded by the coding sequence ATGGGTAAAAAATGTTTGTTAATCTATAATCCTATCTCCGGGAATGACTCTATTACTGATGTCGAACTTCTAGAGATGGCAGCCGCCAGATTGCCCGGTTCCAATGTGGAACTATGGGAGACTACAGGAGAAAATGATGAAGACAAAATCTTGGCAAAATACAAGCAGTCAAGTCCTGATTTTGTTTTGATTGGTGGTGGGGACGGCACAGTCAAACTGGTGGCTAAATGCCTTAAGGAAGCTGCTGTTCCCATGTGCATCTTACCGCTGGGTTCAGCCAATGGGCTGGCAAAATGCATGGGGATCAATGATTTGACAGATTCATGGGAGGCCGCTCTGGATTTTAATGTACACCCTATAGATGCGATCCACATTAATGGTGAACTATGCCTGCATTTAGCAGACTTTGGGATAAACGCCAATCTGATTCAGAAATTTGAACAGGATGAGTCACGGGGTATGCTTGGCTATGTAAAAAATTCATTTTCAGAGATTTTTGGTACCGAGACAATGAATTTTCGGCTGAGAATCGCAGAAGAGTCAGTTGAGATAAAAGCTAAAATGATTGTAATTGCCAACGGTGATCAATATGGCACAGGAGCAATTGTGAATTGCAAAGGAGTTATGGATGATGGTAAATTTGAGATTATTGCGTTCAATCCCAAAACCGCTGAGGATTATGTTCGGATAACCATGGCTTTTATCAAAGGGAATTTAGACGAGGTGGAGGGAATTCAGACATGGGTAGTGCAGGAGTGCCAACTTGATAATCCTGAAGGGGCAGAATTTCAGATCGATGGAGAACTTATGGAAACAGTAAAAACCATCACTGCTAAAATTGAAAAACATGCATTTCGATTTTTGGTTAGCAAATCCTTTACTGCTTGCCGTGCTTCCCCTGATTGA
- a CDS encoding App1 family protein → MRSLLITICVIFALLSVYQLSEYLMSISKKDKIKVEPFLAFGNDTEVFFKGRVIKVYTQKRPSSRNNWLSNILAAVKRYSGSSVALAKVEITFQGKNYVVSSDEDGVFELQIGDSKPGTDVVEQATFQVLEPVTKKSLLAYMNVSRFSGNTGVISDIDDTIIISHSTEIGKKFWLSISKNAYTRRPLPGVSKFYRKITEGTTLPIFYVSSSDWSLYDLIKDFLRYRHIPDGPILLKDKHINLKNIWKSGGGDHSHKLQKIEHLMEMFPEMQFYLIGDSGQHDPEIYAQVIQDYPGRVKDVFIRVVGQLDSSRISELKKLHGFDHFHFIESSDEAIEIVEKESIIT, encoded by the coding sequence ATGAGAAGTTTACTCATTACTATCTGCGTGATTTTTGCGTTACTATCGGTATACCAACTATCAGAATATTTGATGAGTATTAGTAAAAAGGATAAAATCAAAGTAGAACCTTTTTTAGCCTTCGGAAATGACACGGAAGTTTTTTTCAAAGGAAGAGTAATCAAGGTTTATACACAGAAACGACCATCTTCCCGCAATAATTGGCTATCAAATATCTTAGCGGCGGTGAAAAGATACTCAGGATCATCTGTCGCTCTTGCTAAGGTGGAAATCACTTTTCAGGGGAAAAACTATGTGGTATCCTCCGACGAGGATGGGGTGTTTGAGTTACAGATCGGGGATTCCAAACCCGGTACAGATGTGGTTGAACAAGCGACTTTTCAGGTATTGGAGCCTGTCACAAAGAAATCCCTCCTTGCTTACATGAATGTGAGTAGATTTTCAGGAAACACAGGAGTAATCTCCGATATCGACGATACTATAATAATCTCACACTCCACAGAGATCGGAAAGAAATTTTGGCTATCGATTTCGAAAAATGCCTATACCAGAAGGCCTTTGCCAGGAGTGTCAAAATTCTACAGGAAGATTACAGAAGGCACGACTTTACCTATTTTTTACGTGTCTAGTAGCGATTGGTCATTATATGATCTGATCAAAGATTTTCTACGTTACAGGCACATTCCTGATGGGCCTATTTTGCTCAAGGATAAGCATATAAACCTCAAAAATATCTGGAAATCAGGAGGTGGGGATCATTCTCACAAATTACAAAAAATCGAGCATCTTATGGAGATGTTTCCTGAGATGCAGTTTTATTTAATTGGAGATAGTGGGCAGCACGATCCTGAGATTTATGCCCAAGTGATTCAGGATTACCCGGGAAGGGTTAAGGATGTTTTTATAAGGGTGGTAGGACAATTGGATTCATCAAGAATAAGTGAACTGAAAAAACTTCACGGATTTGATCACTTTCATTTCATCGAATCGTCCGATGAGGCAATAGAAATAGTAGAAAAGGAATCAATCATCACTTAG
- a CDS encoding M42 family metallopeptidase — MDINVALLKEICEIAGAPGFEKRVRDLVVDLVTPLADEIRIDNIGNVIALKKGKRNPDGKRVMVAAHMDEIGFIVTHVDENGFLRFHTLGGFDPKTLTAQRVIVHGKKDLVGVMGSKPIHVMSAEEKTKLPKTTDFFIDLGMSKEEVERYITVGDPVTRDRELIEMGDCVNCKSIDNRVAVFILIETLKQLENPAYDVYATFTVQEEVGLRGANVAAHGINPDFGIALDTTIAFDVPGAQAHEKVTELGKGTAIKIMDAMTICDYRMVDFMKRTADKSQIRWQPEILVAGGTDTAGVQRMGKQGAIAGAISIPTRHLHQVIEMAHKRDIADSIALLKSCLEHIDGYDWKH, encoded by the coding sequence ATGGATATAAACGTAGCCCTTTTAAAAGAAATCTGTGAAATCGCCGGAGCTCCCGGTTTTGAGAAAAGAGTTCGTGATCTCGTAGTTGATTTGGTCACTCCACTGGCGGATGAAATCAGAATAGATAATATAGGCAATGTGATTGCCTTAAAAAAAGGCAAGAGAAACCCGGATGGTAAGCGGGTGATGGTCGCCGCCCATATGGATGAAATCGGATTTATTGTTACCCACGTGGATGAGAATGGATTTTTAAGATTTCATACCCTAGGTGGTTTTGATCCTAAGACGCTTACTGCTCAGCGCGTGATTGTACACGGGAAAAAGGATTTGGTAGGTGTGATGGGGAGTAAACCTATCCATGTGATGTCAGCAGAGGAGAAAACCAAGCTTCCAAAAACTACGGATTTCTTCATTGACTTGGGAATGAGTAAGGAGGAAGTAGAAAGGTACATCACTGTAGGAGATCCGGTAACCAGGGATAGGGAGCTGATTGAGATGGGAGATTGTGTGAATTGTAAATCAATTGACAACAGAGTGGCTGTATTTATCCTGATCGAGACACTGAAGCAACTGGAAAATCCCGCTTATGATGTCTATGCGACCTTTACCGTACAGGAAGAAGTCGGCCTTCGCGGTGCAAATGTGGCTGCCCACGGCATTAATCCTGATTTCGGCATTGCTCTGGACACTACGATTGCCTTTGACGTCCCCGGGGCACAGGCTCATGAGAAGGTGACTGAACTTGGGAAAGGTACTGCCATCAAAATCATGGATGCTATGACAATATGTGATTATAGGATGGTGGATTTTATGAAGCGGACTGCGGATAAATCCCAGATCAGGTGGCAGCCTGAAATTTTGGTAGCCGGCGGTACAGATACGGCCGGAGTGCAGCGCATGGGTAAGCAGGGGGCGATAGCCGGAGCGATTTCCATTCCTACCAGACACCTACATCAGGTGATAGAAATGGCCCATAAGAGAGATATTGCTGATTCAATTGCTCTGCTCAAGAGTTGCCTTGAGCACATTGATGGATACGACTGGAAGCATTAA
- a CDS encoding amidophosphoribosyltransferase yields the protein MSDAIKHECGIAMIRLRKPAQYYIDKYGTAAFASNRLYVLMQKQINRGQDGAGVANVKIDTKPGTRYISRYRSIEPSAVNYIFDKINRKYKKAKKIGGHDALTDGTWLKENIAFTGEVWLGHLRYGTHGENSIETCHPFLKQNNWRSRNLVMAGNFNMTNVEELFDKLVQLGQHPKEKTDTVTVMEKVGHFLDEENQRIFDKYKHQFSNEQITQVIEDELDMARILRRSCRDFDGGYAMAGIVGNGSSFVVRDPSGIRPAYYYADDEVIVVASEKPAIKSAFNINFNSIKEIQPGHALVINKDGSYAESEIMPAREKKSCSFERIYFSRGTDPNIYQERKNLGKALIPQILKAIDFDLKNTVFSYIPNTAETAFLGMIEGLEDYLAAKRREVFVDGKPHMGDLDELLNFRPRVEKLVSKDVKLRTFITNDEDRDTIVANVYDTTYEVIKSGIDTLVVIDDSIVRGTTLEKSILTTLDKLNPKRIIIVSSAPQIRFPDCYGIDMSKMKEFIAFRAALALIKERKIDNVLDQVYESCVEHPYSTENFVKGVYNSFTDDEISDKISEIVTNEDINAEVKVIYQTVDNLHKCCPDHLGDWYFTGNYPTTGGMRVVNKSFVNFIEGKTVRAY from the coding sequence ATGAGTGACGCTATCAAACACGAATGCGGCATAGCAATGATTAGATTGCGAAAACCTGCCCAGTATTACATTGATAAATATGGGACAGCGGCTTTTGCCTCTAACAGACTCTATGTCCTGATGCAAAAACAAATCAATAGAGGTCAGGATGGTGCAGGTGTCGCCAATGTCAAAATAGACACCAAGCCAGGGACTCGATATATCAGCAGATATAGGTCAATAGAACCTTCCGCAGTCAATTATATTTTTGACAAAATCAATAGAAAATACAAGAAAGCAAAGAAAATTGGAGGCCATGATGCGCTTACAGATGGGACTTGGCTAAAAGAAAATATTGCTTTCACAGGGGAAGTTTGGCTGGGACACCTGAGATACGGGACACATGGCGAAAACTCCATAGAGACTTGTCACCCTTTCCTAAAGCAAAACAACTGGAGAAGCCGTAATCTGGTGATGGCAGGCAATTTCAACATGACCAATGTGGAGGAGCTTTTTGACAAGCTTGTCCAGCTGGGACAGCATCCGAAGGAAAAAACCGATACTGTCACTGTGATGGAGAAAGTCGGCCACTTCTTGGATGAAGAGAACCAACGTATTTTTGATAAGTACAAGCACCAGTTTTCCAATGAGCAAATCACCCAGGTGATCGAAGATGAATTGGACATGGCCAGAATCCTTCGAAGGTCCTGTAGAGACTTTGACGGAGGCTACGCAATGGCGGGAATTGTGGGGAATGGATCCTCTTTCGTGGTTAGAGATCCTTCAGGTATTCGCCCGGCATATTATTATGCTGATGATGAGGTGATAGTGGTCGCTTCAGAGAAGCCTGCCATTAAATCCGCATTCAATATTAATTTTAATTCCATCAAGGAGATTCAGCCTGGACATGCTTTGGTCATTAATAAGGATGGCTCTTATGCTGAGTCTGAAATAATGCCTGCAAGGGAAAAGAAATCATGTTCATTTGAGCGGATTTATTTTTCCAGAGGAACTGATCCAAATATCTACCAAGAGCGAAAGAATCTTGGCAAGGCTTTGATTCCCCAGATTTTGAAAGCCATTGACTTTGATCTGAAGAATACTGTGTTTTCCTACATACCGAATACTGCTGAAACCGCATTTCTGGGTATGATTGAAGGGTTGGAAGACTATCTGGCCGCAAAAAGAAGAGAAGTATTCGTGGATGGTAAGCCACATATGGGTGATTTGGATGAATTGTTGAATTTCCGTCCCAGAGTGGAAAAACTCGTAAGTAAGGATGTGAAATTACGTACGTTTATCACCAATGATGAAGACCGAGATACAATAGTGGCTAATGTGTACGATACGACGTATGAGGTGATCAAGTCGGGAATTGATACGTTGGTAGTGATAGATGATAGTATTGTCAGAGGCACCACACTTGAGAAAAGTATTCTGACTACACTCGATAAGCTAAATCCTAAGCGGATTATCATCGTTTCCTCTGCTCCTCAGATTAGATTTCCGGATTGCTACGGCATAGATATGTCTAAGATGAAGGAATTCATTGCTTTCAGAGCTGCCTTGGCATTGATCAAGGAAAGAAAGATTGATAATGTATTAGATCAGGTTTATGAATCTTGCGTGGAGCATCCGTATTCTACAGAGAATTTCGTGAAGGGAGTTTACAATTCATTCACCGACGATGAAATTTCTGATAAGATTTCCGAGATTGTTACCAATGAAGATATTAATGCAGAAGTAAAGGTGATTTACCAGACTGTGGACAATCTGCATAAATGTTGCCCGGATCATTTGGGTGATTGGTATTTCACCGGGAATTACCCTACTACGGGTGGGATGAGGGTAGTGAATAAATCATTCGTTAATTTCATCGAAGGCAAAACCGTGAGAGCTTATTAA
- a CDS encoding sigma-54 dependent transcriptional regulator, which produces MKHILLVEDDLTYSRIVKTFLEKNGFTVQTAVKVKEAQQFFSNSKFDLIIADFRLPDGTGMELLQWSKSNYPQTQVILITHYSDIRIAIKAMKLGAFEYITKPINPDELLATVKESLSAKVTELVSEEIDTITKPPSSSKKSFKSNYVVGGSAEAEKLEKHIQLVAPTDLSVLVLGETGTGKEFISRRIHDFSTRKDGPFIAIDCGALPKELAGSELFGHVKGAFTGALENKTGHFEMANGGTIFLDEIGNLSYEVQIQLLRAIQERTIRKIGGNKEIQIDVRIIAATNDNLLIQAGEGNFREDLYHRLNEFTLSAIPLRSRKEDLENFADQFLEESNERLEKNVKGFSPEVWEIFIAYDWPGNLRELRNIIKRAVLLSPASHVEKDALPADLYEPSASITGLKGSMNSISRPSDLPSPKDYKSQWVEQEKELIQKVLTDTKFNKSKTARILNMDRKTLYSKMEKYGLD; this is translated from the coding sequence ATGAAGCATATATTATTAGTAGAGGATGATCTGACCTATTCCAGAATCGTTAAGACCTTTCTTGAGAAAAATGGATTTACCGTGCAGACAGCCGTTAAAGTCAAAGAAGCGCAGCAATTTTTCAGCAATTCCAAATTTGACTTAATTATTGCTGACTTCAGACTGCCTGATGGAACCGGAATGGAACTCCTTCAGTGGTCAAAAAGCAACTATCCGCAAACTCAAGTGATTCTGATCACTCATTACTCGGATATACGAATAGCCATCAAAGCCATGAAACTAGGGGCATTCGAATACATCACTAAGCCCATCAATCCTGATGAGCTTCTGGCCACCGTGAAAGAATCTCTTTCTGCCAAAGTAACAGAACTGGTATCTGAAGAGATAGATACCATCACCAAACCACCTTCATCATCTAAGAAATCCTTCAAAAGCAACTATGTAGTAGGCGGCTCTGCCGAAGCCGAAAAACTGGAAAAACACATCCAACTCGTTGCCCCTACTGATTTGAGTGTTCTTGTGCTTGGTGAGACGGGAACCGGAAAAGAATTTATTTCTCGGAGAATCCATGATTTCTCCACAAGAAAAGATGGGCCATTTATCGCCATTGATTGTGGGGCCTTGCCTAAAGAACTTGCCGGAAGTGAACTCTTTGGTCATGTAAAAGGAGCATTTACAGGTGCATTGGAAAACAAAACAGGCCACTTCGAAATGGCGAATGGCGGTACAATATTTCTCGATGAAATCGGAAATCTAAGCTATGAAGTCCAAATACAGCTTCTCCGGGCAATTCAGGAAAGAACAATCCGTAAAATCGGTGGTAACAAAGAAATCCAAATCGATGTCCGGATAATCGCTGCTACTAATGACAATTTATTGATACAGGCTGGAGAAGGGAATTTCCGTGAAGATCTTTATCATAGACTTAATGAGTTTACCCTAAGTGCAATTCCACTTCGAAGCAGAAAAGAAGATTTGGAAAACTTTGCAGACCAGTTCCTCGAAGAAAGCAATGAGAGACTTGAGAAAAATGTAAAAGGCTTCTCACCGGAAGTTTGGGAGATTTTTATCGCCTACGATTGGCCGGGAAATTTGCGTGAATTGAGAAACATTATCAAACGTGCCGTACTGCTTTCACCTGCATCGCATGTGGAGAAAGATGCATTACCGGCAGATCTTTATGAGCCTTCCGCCAGCATAACAGGACTGAAGGGCAGCATGAACTCAATTTCCCGACCATCCGATCTCCCTTCACCGAAGGATTATAAATCACAATGGGTGGAACAAGAAAAAGAATTGATTCAAAAAGTATTGACTGACACCAAATTCAACAAGTCTAAGACAGCTCGAATCCTGAATATGGACCGCAAAACTCTTTACAGCAAAATGGAGAAATACGGATTAGACTAA